One Ignavibacteriota bacterium DNA segment encodes these proteins:
- a CDS encoding M20/M25/M40 family metallo-hydrolase encodes MHSDLVSLFVNAVKVEAQSLRERPMAEFVRAYLDGLSVKVVEDNTAPHFQGECGNLICIPAGFDPALPAVALLAHMDTPRPTLHVNPVVTDTRISSDGTTALGVDNRAGTAVLMHALRQHALSGAKANFIVVFSVGEELGLYGSKYVDLAPYNVKQCFVFDCSKRPGTYIQSCVGCSLYTATFIGKPSHAAVAPEKGVSAITMAAEAIRRIPQGRLSPTMTTNIGMIHGGTATNVVPAQCKLEGEVREYDKRVIEEHLAFLRETFQSVASEFGGAVEFQAQEDFAPFRLATDSDLIRMTDEILLSVGLKPNPIEYLGGSDANMLNGKGVPAVNLGIGAQNPHGDDEFILIEDLVKTEEIAFEIIKRVSGRT; translated from the coding sequence ATGCATTCAGATCTGGTTTCACTCTTTGTCAATGCAGTCAAGGTGGAAGCCCAGTCGCTCCGCGAACGCCCGATGGCGGAATTCGTCAGGGCATACCTGGACGGGCTCTCGGTGAAGGTCGTGGAGGACAACACCGCTCCGCATTTCCAGGGAGAGTGTGGCAACCTCATTTGTATTCCCGCGGGGTTCGACCCGGCTCTTCCGGCGGTCGCTCTTCTGGCCCATATGGATACACCCCGCCCGACACTCCATGTCAATCCGGTGGTGACCGACACCCGCATCTCCAGTGACGGGACAACGGCCCTGGGCGTGGACAACCGCGCCGGCACGGCAGTGCTCATGCACGCCCTCCGCCAGCATGCCCTTTCGGGAGCGAAAGCCAATTTCATCGTCGTGTTCAGTGTCGGCGAAGAACTCGGCCTCTACGGCTCGAAGTACGTCGACCTTGCTCCGTATAATGTCAAGCAGTGCTTCGTGTTTGATTGCTCGAAACGGCCCGGCACGTACATTCAGTCATGTGTCGGTTGCTCCCTGTACACCGCGACCTTCATCGGCAAGCCCTCGCATGCCGCCGTCGCACCCGAAAAGGGTGTGAGCGCCATTACCATGGCCGCAGAGGCCATCCGCCGGATCCCGCAGGGGCGCCTGAGCCCGACGATGACCACGAATATCGGCATGATCCACGGTGGGACGGCGACGAACGTTGTTCCCGCGCAATGCAAGCTCGAAGGCGAAGTGCGTGAATATGACAAGCGCGTCATCGAGGAACACCTCGCGTTCCTTCGCGAGACCTTCCAGTCCGTGGCTTCGGAGTTCGGTGGTGCCGTAGAGTTCCAGGCGCAGGAAGACTTCGCCCCGTTCAGGCTCGCGACGGACAGCGATCTCATCCGCATGACGGATGAGATCCTGCTTTCCGTTGGCCTGAAACCCAATCCTATCGAATACCTCGGCGGTAGCGACGCCAACATGCTGAACGGCAAGGGAGTTCCGGCCGTCAATCTCGGCATCGGCGCCCAGAACCCGCACGGCGACGATGAATTCATCCTCATCGAGGACCTCGTCAAGACCGAAGAAATTGCATTCGAGATCATCAAACGTGTATCGGGACGCACATGA
- a CDS encoding copper homeostasis protein CutC, translating into MNLPTVLEICLDSVESCIAAERGGAQRVELCADLAEDGITPSAGMIAAARSTTSIGIHVMIRPRAGDFCYSDAEYEVMKRDVTFARELGADGVVFGILTRDGVVDEPRTRELVALASPMIVTFHRAFDATTDPLRSLEVLIASGVRRVLTSGQAPSAARGIEVLRQLILQASGRIEIMAGVGITAGNAREIREKTGVRDIHVGSGATSPAHEEISGGLFRTGERRVVDADKVSRIIEALRS; encoded by the coding sequence ATGAACCTACCAACGGTACTCGAAATCTGCCTCGACTCTGTCGAATCGTGCATCGCTGCTGAGCGGGGAGGCGCCCAACGGGTTGAACTCTGCGCGGATCTCGCTGAGGACGGCATAACCCCGAGTGCCGGCATGATCGCCGCGGCCCGGAGTACCACAAGCATAGGCATCCATGTCATGATCAGGCCGCGGGCCGGGGACTTCTGCTACAGCGATGCGGAATATGAGGTGATGAAGAGGGATGTAACCTTTGCACGGGAGCTCGGGGCGGATGGCGTAGTGTTTGGCATCCTGACACGGGATGGCGTGGTCGACGAGCCCAGGACACGCGAGCTGGTTGCGCTCGCAAGCCCGATGATCGTCACGTTTCACCGCGCCTTCGACGCTACCACCGATCCTCTCCGATCCCTTGAAGTCCTGATCGCCTCCGGCGTCCGTCGGGTGCTGACCTCAGGCCAGGCGCCATCGGCGGCAAGGGGCATCGAGGTGTTACGACAACTGATCTTGCAGGCCAGCGGCCGCATCGAGATCATGGCGGGGGTCGGGATCACAGCCGGGAATGCCCGGGAGATAAGGGAGAAGACCGGCGTGAGGGATATCCATGTGGGATCGGGAGCGACATCTCCGGCACATGAGGAGATCTCTGGCGGTCTCTTCCGGACGGGAGAACGCAGAGTGGTGGACGCCGACAAAGTGTCGCGCATCATCGAAGCACTCCGCTCTTGA
- a CDS encoding NAD(P)H-dependent oxidoreductase → MGSHRIAVFVGSLRKEAYSRKTAKALMAVAPASLTMEILEIGHLSFYNEDRESAPPPEWVEFRARLKPFDGVLFITPEFNRSIPAALKNAIDVASRPKGQNVWDGKPGGVVSISTGGISGFGAHHHLRQMLVCLNVPAMAGPEAYIGNVGKLFDEQGLLINDSTKAFLTKFMQSFARWVDVNTQ, encoded by the coding sequence ATGGGATCACATCGCATCGCGGTATTCGTCGGAAGTCTGAGGAAGGAAGCCTACAGTCGCAAGACGGCGAAGGCACTGATGGCTGTCGCGCCCGCGTCTCTGACGATGGAGATCCTTGAGATCGGCCATCTCTCCTTCTATAATGAGGACCGTGAAAGCGCGCCACCGCCGGAGTGGGTGGAGTTCCGTGCTCGCCTCAAACCGTTCGACGGCGTTCTCTTCATTACGCCGGAGTTCAACCGGTCGATCCCGGCGGCGCTCAAGAACGCGATCGATGTCGCATCGCGCCCGAAGGGGCAGAACGTATGGGACGGGAAACCTGGTGGAGTCGTCAGTATCTCCACCGGAGGGATCAGTGGATTCGGGGCACACCACCACCTCCGGCAGATGCTCGTCTGCCTGAACGTTCCCGCAATGGCGGGACCGGAGGCCTACATCGGCAATGTCGGAAAGCTCTTCGACGAGCAGGGTCTGCTGATCAATGACTCGACGAAGGCCTTCCTGACGAAATTCATGCAGAGCTTCGCGCGCTGGGTGGACGTGAACACTCAATAG
- a CDS encoding DUF2891 domain-containing protein yields MEASYLDQRGRTSFERTYGWAWLLKLAQELHEWDDPDAQRWSSALEPLTRAIVKRYMAFLPKQNYPIRTGVHPNTAFGLIFALDYARSVKDSALVALVDARSKEYFGKDSEYPLTWEPGGEDFFSPALMEADLMRRVLPQGDFRSWFKTFGRELAGPERPALLHPAIVTDRSDPKLVHLDGLNLSRAWAMRGIASALANDDPLKATLLASARVHETAGLSYVASGNYEGEHWLASFAVLLLTQP; encoded by the coding sequence ATGGAAGCATCGTATCTCGATCAACGCGGACGAACATCGTTCGAGCGGACGTACGGGTGGGCGTGGCTCCTCAAGCTCGCTCAGGAGCTTCACGAATGGGACGACCCTGACGCACAGCGCTGGTCTTCTGCACTCGAACCGCTCACCCGGGCCATCGTGAAGCGGTACATGGCATTCCTCCCCAAACAGAACTACCCGATCCGCACTGGTGTTCATCCCAATACAGCATTCGGACTCATCTTTGCCTTGGACTATGCACGATCAGTAAAGGATTCCGCACTTGTGGCGCTTGTGGATGCCCGGAGCAAGGAGTATTTCGGTAAGGATTCGGAGTATCCTCTCACCTGGGAACCGGGTGGTGAGGATTTCTTCTCCCCGGCATTGATGGAAGCGGATCTGATGAGGCGCGTCCTGCCTCAGGGTGATTTCCGGAGCTGGTTCAAGACCTTCGGGCGCGAGCTTGCCGGTCCCGAGAGACCGGCGCTGTTGCATCCGGCAATCGTCACGGACCGGTCAGATCCTAAGCTCGTCCATCTGGATGGATTGAACCTGAGCCGGGCCTGGGCCATGCGTGGTATCGCATCGGCACTCGCGAACGATGATCCGCTCAAGGCCACGCTGCTCGCATCGGCCCGTGTCCATGAAACAGCCGGCCTGTCATATGTCGCCAGCGGCAACTACGAAGGAGAGCATTGGCTTGCGTCCTTTGCAGTTCTGCTGTTAACTCAGCCTTGA
- a CDS encoding DUF2891 family protein produces MKTTNFRQVAVVISILACTLQSNVHGQDQPAGAIMVETASRFTQIALRCVQREYPNKLDHVMNDSSEVRSPRSLHPSFYGCYDWHSSVHGHWMLVRLLRSVPGLPGSRPDTGRHQ; encoded by the coding sequence TTGAAGACGACGAACTTCCGGCAGGTTGCTGTCGTGATCTCGATACTTGCGTGCACGCTGCAATCGAACGTCCACGGACAGGATCAGCCCGCCGGCGCGATCATGGTAGAGACCGCTTCCCGCTTCACGCAGATCGCTTTGCGATGCGTTCAACGCGAGTATCCGAACAAGCTCGACCACGTGATGAACGACTCCAGCGAAGTTCGTTCCCCACGCTCTCTTCATCCTAGTTTCTATGGCTGCTACGATTGGCATTCCTCGGTGCATGGCCACTGGATGCTTGTCCGGCTTCTCCGCTCCGTCCCCGGCCTGCCGGGAAGCAGGCCGGATACGGGCCGTCATCAATAG